The following proteins come from a genomic window of Marinobacter antarcticus:
- the uppS gene encoding polyprenyl diphosphate synthase encodes MTGTVSAEIPVSADSRPRHVAIIMDGNNRWAKERRLKGVAGHKAGVGAVKSVVEVCAREGVEVLTLFAFSSENWRRPQDEVSALMKLFVFALEREVRKLHRNDIRLRIIGDRSAFSPTLQELMAKAEQLTSNNTTMTLVIAANYGGHWDIAQATRQVAEQVKAGQLQPSDITDDLIQQHLSIGDLPVPDLMIRTAGEQRISNFMLWHLAYTELYFSPVFWPDFKEDEMRKALQVYAGRQRRFGQTDDQITASPSQQ; translated from the coding sequence ATGACGGGAACAGTATCCGCAGAGATTCCGGTGTCGGCTGATAGCCGGCCCCGGCATGTGGCCATTATCATGGACGGTAATAACCGGTGGGCCAAAGAGCGCCGGCTAAAAGGGGTGGCAGGGCACAAGGCCGGAGTGGGCGCGGTAAAGTCTGTTGTTGAGGTCTGTGCCCGGGAAGGGGTGGAGGTGCTCACGTTATTCGCTTTCTCAAGCGAAAACTGGCGCCGCCCCCAGGACGAAGTTTCGGCCTTGATGAAGCTGTTTGTTTTTGCTTTGGAACGGGAAGTCAGAAAACTTCACCGCAATGATATACGCCTGCGCATTATCGGTGACCGCTCTGCGTTCAGTCCGACGCTGCAAGAACTCATGGCTAAGGCGGAGCAACTCACCAGCAATAACACCACAATGACGCTCGTCATTGCCGCAAACTACGGCGGCCATTGGGATATCGCTCAGGCTACCAGACAGGTTGCCGAACAGGTGAAAGCGGGTCAGCTTCAGCCATCTGACATTACCGATGATCTTATCCAACAGCATCTGAGCATTGGCGATCTTCCCGTGCCAGACCTTATGATTCGTACGGCGGGGGAGCAGCGGATAAGCAACTTCATGCTTTGGCACCTGGCCTACACCGAGCTGTATTTCTCGCCCGTATTCTGGCCGGACTTCAAAGAAGACGAGATGCGCAAAGCGTTGCAGGTCTATGCCGGGCGCCAGCGTCGCTTTGGTCAGACGGATGACCAGATTACAGCCAGTCCGTCACAACAATAA
- a CDS encoding OmpH family outer membrane protein, which translates to MFRSVLIFAAAMALALPAVAETRIGVVDLRQALFSSNDAKAFSEVLQKDFAGDEEKVRETQEAARKLKERLEKDGAMMNESERNKLAGEFQEKVKEFNFLKQRLDSTVNQRKQAFLEEARPEVDASVKELLEENDLDLILPSEAVVYVKPEMNLTSQLLDKLNR; encoded by the coding sequence ATGTTCAGAAGCGTACTGATATTTGCTGCAGCTATGGCGCTGGCATTGCCTGCCGTGGCGGAAACCCGCATTGGTGTTGTAGATCTGCGCCAAGCTTTGTTTTCGTCCAACGATGCCAAGGCGTTCAGTGAAGTCCTTCAGAAGGACTTTGCCGGCGACGAGGAAAAAGTCCGCGAAACTCAGGAGGCCGCCCGCAAGTTAAAGGAGCGTCTGGAAAAAGACGGTGCGATGATGAATGAGAGCGAGCGTAACAAGCTTGCTGGTGAATTTCAGGAGAAGGTCAAGGAATTCAACTTTCTTAAGCAGCGTCTCGACTCCACCGTTAACCAGCGTAAGCAGGCGTTTCTTGAAGAAGCTCGCCCTGAGGTAGACGCGTCGGTGAAAGAGCTGCTGGAAGAAAACGATCTTGATCTGATTCTGCCAAGTGAAGCTGTTGTCTATGTGAAGCCGGAAATGAACCTGACCTCGCAGCTTCTGGATAAGCTGAATCGTTAA
- a CDS encoding phosphatidate cytidylyltransferase → MLKTRIITALILAPIAIGGIFFLPPLGFALFTAAIITLGAWEWANMSGFEQQPGRVGYAVVIAIILYSLLDVPAVAVLWLALAWWFACFFLVRSYPAGSERWGSVSVRALMGVLVLVPAWVGLNYLRAGGFQFGSTDNNLMVILYVFCVVWVADIGAYFAGKAFGKAKLAPRVSPGKSWAGVWGGLAAVGAFAVIVSVLASASTAETIMLVVASLITGMVSVLGDLLESMLKRFRGIKDSSRLLPGHGGIMDRIDSLTAAIPVFALIITQLGWLTTVGSF, encoded by the coding sequence GTGCTAAAAACCCGAATCATTACCGCTCTTATCCTTGCTCCCATCGCTATTGGTGGCATCTTTTTCCTGCCGCCTTTGGGTTTTGCGCTGTTTACCGCTGCGATAATCACACTGGGTGCCTGGGAATGGGCCAATATGTCCGGTTTTGAGCAGCAACCGGGCCGGGTTGGTTATGCGGTAGTGATTGCAATAATTCTCTATAGCCTTCTTGATGTGCCTGCTGTTGCAGTGCTTTGGCTTGCCCTTGCCTGGTGGTTTGCCTGCTTCTTTCTGGTTCGCAGTTATCCGGCGGGTTCAGAGCGTTGGGGCAGTGTGTCGGTGAGAGCGCTTATGGGGGTGTTGGTTCTGGTGCCCGCATGGGTTGGTCTGAATTACCTTCGGGCAGGCGGGTTTCAATTTGGCAGTACCGACAACAATCTGATGGTTATTCTTTACGTGTTTTGTGTTGTCTGGGTGGCGGACATTGGCGCTTACTTTGCCGGCAAGGCCTTTGGTAAGGCCAAGCTCGCGCCGAGAGTCAGTCCTGGTAAGTCCTGGGCGGGAGTATGGGGCGGCCTGGCAGCCGTTGGTGCGTTTGCTGTGATTGTTAGTGTCCTTGCCTCGGCCAGCACTGCTGAAACCATCATGCTGGTCGTCGCGAGCCTGATAACGGGCATGGTGTCAGTGCTTGGAGATCTGCTGGAAAGTATGCTCAAGCGCTTCAGGGGTATCAAGGACAGCAGCCGGCTGCTGCCCGGGCACGGTGGAATCATGGATCGCATCGACAGTCTCACTGCCGCAATTCCGGTATTTGCGCTTATTATCACCCAGCTTGGCTGGCTGACGACGGTCGGGTCCTTTTGA
- the ispC gene encoding 1-deoxy-D-xylulose-5-phosphate reductoisomerase has protein sequence MSTAARSITVLGATGSIGLSTLDVIRRHPGRFSVYALTAGTRAEELALLCREFRPEVAVMADVPAAQRLADLLSDLPDISVRSGESGLCEVASAPEACTVMAAIVGAAGLAPTLAAVRAGKRVLLANKEALVMSGKLFMDAVLASGAELLPIDSEHNAIFQCLPADKVRDPDGAGITRILLTASGGPFREHSAEALRSVTPVQACAHPNWSMGQKISVDSATLMNKGLELIEACWLFNITPDRIEVHVHPESIIHSMVEYADGSVLAQLGSPDMRTPIANGLAWPERIDAGVEQLDLFKIGRFHFERPDLLRFPCLRLAAEAFEIGGTAPAVLNAANEVAVAEFLKGNLAFTDIPVVIERTLAVTPVVPADSFDVIFAKNSEARQRAWEQIGLLAV, from the coding sequence TTGAGTACGGCCGCTCGCTCTATTACGGTGCTCGGGGCCACGGGGTCAATCGGGCTCTCGACTCTGGATGTTATTCGCCGCCATCCCGGACGGTTTTCTGTGTATGCGTTGACGGCCGGAACTCGCGCTGAGGAACTCGCGCTGCTGTGCCGTGAGTTTCGCCCTGAAGTTGCCGTAATGGCAGATGTGCCAGCGGCGCAAAGACTGGCAGATCTGCTTTCGGATCTCCCGGATATTTCTGTTCGAAGTGGAGAGTCGGGGTTGTGCGAAGTCGCCTCCGCTCCGGAAGCATGTACCGTTATGGCGGCGATTGTGGGGGCCGCGGGGCTGGCGCCCACTCTCGCAGCCGTGCGCGCTGGGAAGCGAGTGCTGCTGGCTAACAAAGAAGCGCTGGTTATGTCTGGCAAGCTTTTTATGGACGCCGTATTGGCCTCTGGCGCCGAGTTGTTACCTATAGACTCCGAGCACAACGCAATCTTCCAATGCCTGCCAGCGGATAAAGTTCGCGACCCGGATGGGGCCGGCATTACTCGTATTCTTCTGACGGCTTCCGGCGGACCTTTCCGGGAGCACAGCGCGGAAGCTCTACGCTCTGTTACGCCGGTTCAGGCCTGCGCTCACCCGAACTGGTCCATGGGGCAGAAGATCTCTGTGGATTCAGCAACCCTGATGAATAAGGGGCTTGAGCTGATTGAAGCGTGTTGGCTGTTTAACATTACGCCAGACCGTATTGAGGTTCACGTACACCCGGAAAGTATTATTCACTCCATGGTAGAGTATGCGGACGGCTCTGTGCTGGCTCAGCTGGGCAGTCCGGATATGCGTACGCCCATTGCCAACGGCCTGGCGTGGCCGGAACGTATTGATGCCGGGGTTGAGCAGCTGGATCTGTTCAAGATAGGGCGGTTTCACTTTGAACGACCGGATCTTTTGCGCTTTCCCTGTCTGCGGTTAGCGGCTGAAGCCTTTGAGATTGGCGGTACCGCGCCTGCGGTACTGAATGCTGCGAACGAAGTTGCGGTGGCCGAGTTCCTGAAGGGGAATTTGGCGTTTACGGATATACCCGTTGTTATTGAGAGGACGCTTGCGGTAACGCCCGTAGTGCCCGCAGATAGCTTTGATGTCATCTTCGCGAAAAACTCGGAAGCACGGCAACGGGCGTGGGAACAGATCGGCCTCTTAGCAGTCTGA
- the bamA gene encoding outer membrane protein assembly factor BamA, which yields MRRSLLGLAVGLAVAATGMTPAFADEFTVADIEVEGLQRVSAGTVFSAFPVNIGEQMDETELADAIKSLFRTGLFTDIEASRDSGILILTVRERPSITSIEIEGNKNIETDMLMDALAGAGLQEGQVFRRATLERLELEILRSYIGQGRYNARVKATAEVLPRNRVAIRLDINEGTVAAIQHINLVGNRDFSDEQLRDLFELRTSSWWNSLTNSDKYARERLGGDLETLRSFYLDRGYLDFNVESSQVSISPDKRQVFIAIALDEGPQYTISEIRLRGNLIIDEEELRELIPVDEGDVFSRARMTAISETLAFRLGKEGYAFASVNAVPEPGEGNTAAVTFFVEPGKRAYVRRINFDGNVSTRDDVLRQEMTQMEGGIASSDRIEFSKSRLERLGFFKSVNVDTLPVPGTDDLVDVNYSVEEQPTGSLSASVGFSQDSGIILGANVSENNFFGTGKRVSFGVNVSDSVKSANISYMDPYYTVDGVSRGFSVFARKTDYQEEDITSYLLDEYGGRLTFGYPTDSITRLNFGLGYTLSKVKGGVFTSQEVSDFIDEEGDSFNNYFLFGSWRRSTLNRGVLPSDGYSHSLSLDVAVPGSDLTFYKVSHKTDFYFPLTDTNRWVLRTRTDIGYGDGYGSRSIMPFYEHFYAGGYGSVRGYQANSLGRRATNAVNDFSDPDPFGGNLLTEGSLELIFPTPFAGDSRSMRTAFFLDAGQVFDTDRGFHPSTDEVRLSAGVGFQWITAVGPLAFSLAKPLNDKPGDDTQIFQFSLGQTF from the coding sequence ATGAGACGTTCTCTTCTAGGTTTAGCCGTTGGCCTCGCTGTTGCCGCAACCGGCATGACGCCAGCATTTGCAGATGAATTTACGGTTGCAGATATTGAGGTGGAAGGCTTGCAGCGTGTTTCTGCGGGTACCGTTTTTTCCGCTTTCCCCGTCAATATCGGTGAGCAGATGGACGAAACGGAACTGGCAGATGCGATCAAATCACTCTTCCGGACCGGTTTGTTCACTGATATAGAAGCCAGTCGGGATTCCGGTATTCTTATCCTTACCGTGCGGGAACGCCCTTCGATCACCTCGATCGAAATTGAAGGCAACAAGAATATCGAAACCGACATGCTCATGGATGCTCTGGCAGGTGCCGGCCTTCAGGAAGGTCAGGTGTTTCGTCGAGCAACGCTGGAGCGGCTGGAGCTGGAGATTTTGCGCTCTTACATTGGCCAGGGGCGTTACAATGCTCGGGTGAAAGCAACCGCCGAAGTGCTGCCGCGTAATCGTGTTGCCATTCGTCTGGATATTAACGAAGGTACGGTTGCTGCCATCCAGCACATTAACCTGGTGGGTAACCGGGACTTCAGCGATGAGCAATTGCGCGATCTGTTCGAGCTGCGAACCAGCAGCTGGTGGAACTCCCTTACTAACTCAGACAAATACGCCCGGGAACGTTTGGGTGGCGATCTGGAAACGCTGCGCTCATTCTACCTCGACCGTGGTTATCTGGACTTCAATGTCGAATCCAGTCAGGTTTCCATTTCGCCTGATAAGCGGCAGGTCTTTATTGCGATAGCATTGGACGAAGGGCCGCAGTACACGATCTCCGAGATCCGGCTCCGCGGTAACCTCATTATTGATGAAGAAGAATTGCGGGAACTTATTCCGGTGGATGAGGGGGATGTATTCTCCCGTGCCCGCATGACGGCGATCTCGGAAACACTGGCGTTCCGGCTGGGTAAAGAAGGTTATGCCTTTGCCAGTGTGAATGCCGTGCCTGAGCCAGGTGAAGGTAATACTGCTGCCGTTACCTTTTTTGTTGAACCGGGCAAGAGGGCTTATGTTCGTCGGATCAACTTTGACGGGAATGTATCCACACGGGACGATGTTTTGCGCCAGGAAATGACGCAAATGGAAGGCGGTATTGCCTCCTCGGATCGCATCGAGTTTTCCAAAAGTCGTCTCGAGCGGCTTGGTTTTTTCAAGTCGGTCAATGTGGACACGCTTCCTGTGCCGGGAACAGACGACCTGGTTGATGTGAACTACTCTGTAGAAGAGCAGCCAACAGGCAGCCTCTCTGCTTCCGTGGGATTCTCTCAGGATTCCGGTATCATCCTTGGTGCCAATGTCTCCGAAAACAACTTCTTCGGCACCGGCAAGCGCGTATCGTTTGGTGTGAACGTCAGCGATTCGGTCAAGAGTGCCAATATCTCTTACATGGATCCTTACTACACGGTGGACGGCGTCAGCCGGGGCTTCAGCGTGTTTGCCCGAAAAACGGACTACCAAGAAGAGGACATTACTTCTTACCTTCTGGACGAGTATGGCGGCCGTCTTACCTTTGGTTATCCTACGGACAGCATCACGCGACTGAACTTCGGGCTCGGATACACGCTCTCCAAGGTCAAAGGCGGCGTATTCACTTCTCAGGAAGTGAGTGACTTTATAGATGAGGAAGGTGACTCATTCAATAACTATTTCCTGTTTGGCAGCTGGCGCCGTAGCACTCTTAACCGTGGTGTATTGCCCTCAGACGGTTACAGCCACTCGTTGTCGCTTGATGTCGCAGTGCCCGGCAGTGATCTCACATTCTACAAAGTGAGCCACAAAACCGACTTTTATTTCCCGCTCACAGATACCAATCGCTGGGTGCTGCGCACAAGAACAGATATTGGCTATGGTGATGGCTACGGAAGCCGCTCAATCATGCCATTTTATGAGCATTTTTATGCCGGCGGCTATGGGTCAGTCCGGGGGTATCAAGCTAACTCGCTCGGAAGGCGGGCCACCAACGCGGTCAACGATTTCTCCGACCCTGATCCTTTCGGTGGTAATCTCCTCACTGAGGGTTCCCTGGAACTGATCTTCCCGACACCGTTCGCCGGTGATAGCCGCTCCATGCGGACGGCATTCTTTCTGGATGCCGGGCAGGTGTTCGATACAGATCGCGGATTCCATCCGAGTACTGACGAGGTGCGTTTGTCAGCCGGGGTGGGGTTCCAGTGGATTACAGCGGTAGGCCCCCTGGCATTCAGCCTTGCCAAGCCGCTGAACGACAAGCCTGGTGACGATACTCAGATATTCCAGTTCTCACTGGGCCAGACATTCTGA
- the lpxD gene encoding UDP-3-O-(3-hydroxymyristoyl)glucosamine N-acyltransferase, giving the protein MTEKSYRLGEIAKALGAELRGDPEVRVSGLATLQAAGPDQLSFLANPAYARHMADTRAAAVILSPVAAGDRPNNVLLLDNPYLGYARLSHWFDPAPVAPPGIHPAAVVDASAIIATSASIGPNAVIEADVVIGEQVVIGAGCVIGARTSIGPGSIIRARVTLAHDVVIGQRCHILSGAVIGSDGFGFANEKGQWHRIAQLGRVILGDDVEVGANTTIDRGALDDTIIGNGVKLDNLIQIAHNVRIGDHSAMAAMVGIAGSTRIGSHCVFGGASGVAGHLEIANGVHLTGMTLVTGDIREPGVYSSGTSADTNRRWRKNAVRFRQLDALARRVKELEKKSEG; this is encoded by the coding sequence ATGACAGAAAAGTCTTACCGGCTTGGGGAAATCGCAAAAGCTCTGGGAGCAGAGCTTCGCGGCGATCCTGAGGTCCGGGTTTCCGGCCTTGCGACTCTTCAGGCAGCTGGCCCGGATCAGCTCAGCTTTCTGGCAAATCCCGCCTACGCAAGGCACATGGCGGATACCCGGGCTGCAGCGGTTATTTTATCGCCGGTAGCTGCGGGGGATCGTCCGAACAATGTTTTGTTACTCGATAATCCGTACCTGGGCTACGCTCGTCTCAGCCACTGGTTTGATCCGGCGCCAGTCGCGCCGCCCGGCATTCATCCTGCGGCCGTGGTTGATGCCAGTGCGATAATAGCGACCAGCGCCAGTATCGGCCCCAACGCCGTTATCGAAGCGGATGTTGTAATTGGTGAGCAGGTTGTAATTGGTGCAGGCTGCGTTATTGGAGCCAGAACCAGTATTGGCCCTGGCTCAATTATTCGCGCCAGAGTTACCTTGGCCCACGATGTGGTTATAGGGCAGCGCTGCCATATCCTCAGTGGCGCTGTGATTGGTTCTGATGGGTTCGGTTTTGCCAATGAAAAAGGCCAATGGCACAGAATCGCGCAACTCGGGCGTGTCATTCTTGGCGATGATGTTGAGGTTGGCGCGAATACAACGATTGATCGTGGTGCATTGGATGACACCATTATTGGTAATGGTGTGAAGCTCGATAATCTCATTCAGATTGCTCACAACGTCCGCATTGGTGATCACAGTGCCATGGCCGCTATGGTCGGGATTGCGGGCAGCACACGGATTGGAAGCCACTGTGTATTTGGCGGAGCCTCCGGAGTGGCCGGACACCTGGAAATTGCAAACGGGGTGCACCTGACGGGTATGACCCTGGTAACCGGAGACATTCGGGAGCCGGGAGTCTATTCTTCCGGCACCAGCGCAGATACGAATCGGCGATGGCGCAAGAACGCCGTGCGTTTCCGCCAGCTCGATGCTCTGGCACGGCGCGTTAAAGAACTGGAAAAGAAATCAGAGGGCTGA
- the rseP gene encoding RIP metalloprotease RseP, producing MQIIQTVLALALTLGILVTLHEYGHFWVARRCGVKVLRFSVGFGKPLFSWYDRHGTEFAIAAIPLGGYVKMLDEREGPVPDELRDQAFTSKPPSQRIAIAAAGPIANFLFAIFAYWVLSVVGVTQVAPIVGEITGKSVAAQVGLQEGMEIHAVDGHRVSSWRDVNMRILERVGERGLITLDVSGGGTRGTLSGELGGWSLSDETPDPLAEFGITPWRPDVPAVLGQISDGGRAQAAGLQAGDRILAVNDEPVSNWFELVDFIRNAPEQTLALTVERAGSGQSVQITPEAKKQDDGEIIGFVGAGVEAISWPDNVLREVRYGPLAAIPVALDETWADTRLTLVAIKKMVTGLLSPSNLSGPITIARVAEASVSSGFEGFVRFLAYLSVSLGILNLLPVPVLDGGHIVYYTIEAIRKKPLSDEVQALGLRIGMAMILTLMVFALYNDLMRL from the coding sequence ATGCAGATTATTCAAACCGTACTTGCTCTCGCGCTTACCTTGGGCATACTCGTCACCCTGCATGAGTATGGCCATTTTTGGGTAGCGCGCCGATGTGGGGTTAAGGTACTTCGTTTTTCAGTAGGTTTTGGTAAACCGTTATTCTCGTGGTATGACCGCCATGGTACCGAGTTTGCCATAGCGGCTATCCCGCTGGGTGGCTATGTCAAAATGCTCGATGAGCGTGAAGGGCCGGTCCCCGACGAACTCAGGGATCAGGCCTTTACCTCCAAACCGCCTTCCCAGCGAATTGCCATTGCGGCAGCAGGCCCGATTGCCAATTTTTTGTTCGCAATTTTTGCCTATTGGGTACTCAGTGTAGTGGGTGTTACCCAAGTTGCGCCGATTGTCGGTGAAATTACGGGGAAAAGCGTTGCCGCGCAGGTTGGCTTGCAGGAGGGGATGGAAATTCATGCAGTTGACGGGCACCGGGTAAGTTCCTGGCGAGACGTGAATATGCGCATTCTTGAGCGTGTGGGCGAGCGCGGCCTGATAACTCTGGACGTGTCCGGTGGCGGAACTCGGGGAACTTTGAGTGGCGAACTCGGCGGCTGGAGCTTGAGCGATGAAACTCCTGACCCGCTTGCGGAGTTCGGTATTACCCCGTGGCGACCGGATGTGCCCGCCGTTCTTGGTCAGATTTCAGATGGCGGCCGCGCACAGGCCGCAGGCCTGCAGGCAGGAGATCGCATCCTCGCGGTGAACGATGAGCCAGTGAGTAACTGGTTTGAACTGGTTGATTTTATTCGCAATGCACCCGAGCAAACGCTGGCTCTTACTGTCGAGCGCGCGGGCTCGGGGCAATCTGTACAGATTACCCCGGAAGCAAAAAAACAGGATGATGGTGAGATAATCGGGTTTGTAGGTGCCGGAGTTGAGGCTATTTCCTGGCCCGACAATGTGCTGCGGGAGGTTCGCTACGGTCCCCTGGCGGCGATTCCTGTTGCGCTGGATGAAACCTGGGCGGATACCCGCCTCACCCTTGTTGCCATTAAAAAGATGGTTACAGGGCTGCTTTCCCCCAGTAATCTCAGTGGTCCTATTACCATTGCCCGAGTGGCGGAGGCCAGTGTCAGTTCCGGATTTGAAGGTTTTGTTCGTTTTCTGGCTTATCTCAGTGTCAGCCTGGGTATTCTCAACCTGTTGCCGGTGCCGGTTCTGGATGGTGGTCACATCGTGTATTACACCATCGAGGCCATCCGCAAAAAACCGCTCTCGGACGAGGTTCAGGCCCTTGGATTACGAATTGGTATGGCAATGATCCTCACATTAATGGTGTTTGCTCTTTACAACGACCTGATGCGGTTGTGA
- the lpxB gene encoding lipid-A-disaccharide synthase: MDYPLTNAIVSDRRITFAMIAGEASGDILGAGLIRSLRNRYPNARFVGIGGDEMVSEGFHSLVPMERLSVMGLVEVLGRIRELFSIRARLLSYFFATPPDVVIGIDSPDFTLAIERRCHEAGIPSVHYVSPSVWAWRQKRIFKIAKSVDLMLTLLPFEARFYEEHNVPVAFVGHPLADRIPVVPETSKARQELGLDENVPLLAVLPGSRAGEVERLGTLFLEAARWIQAKRPDVQLVIPCVNREREKQVRDLIEALEVKLQVTIVRGRSREVMAASDVVLLASGTATLEAMLLKKPMVVGYRLSNVSYALLSRLVKVPHVSLPNLLAKQPLVPELLQDDATPESLGAAVLERMENQQERDRLVEAFTELHHTLRQDADEKAAQAISTLLEKRAH; this comes from the coding sequence ATGGATTATCCCCTGACTAATGCGATTGTCAGTGATCGCAGAATAACCTTTGCCATGATCGCAGGAGAGGCATCGGGAGATATTCTCGGTGCCGGCCTGATCCGCTCGCTTCGCAATCGATACCCTAACGCGCGATTTGTCGGCATCGGTGGCGATGAGATGGTTTCCGAAGGCTTCCACTCTCTGGTTCCCATGGAGCGGCTCTCTGTGATGGGGCTGGTTGAAGTTCTTGGTCGCATCCGGGAACTCTTCAGTATCCGCGCCCGACTGCTAAGCTATTTCTTTGCTACACCACCAGATGTGGTTATCGGCATTGATTCCCCGGATTTCACCCTTGCTATTGAGCGGCGTTGCCATGAAGCCGGTATCCCATCCGTTCATTACGTAAGCCCTTCCGTTTGGGCCTGGCGGCAAAAGCGAATCTTCAAAATCGCCAAATCCGTTGATCTTATGCTCACCCTGCTGCCGTTTGAGGCCAGGTTTTATGAAGAGCATAACGTGCCCGTTGCGTTCGTAGGGCACCCTCTCGCTGATCGTATTCCTGTTGTCCCGGAGACAAGCAAAGCCCGTCAGGAGCTGGGGCTTGATGAGAACGTACCCTTGTTAGCCGTACTGCCAGGAAGCAGAGCCGGCGAGGTTGAACGTCTGGGAACCCTGTTTCTGGAAGCTGCACGCTGGATACAGGCTAAGCGGCCGGATGTGCAGTTGGTTATACCCTGTGTTAATCGTGAACGGGAAAAGCAGGTTCGCGACCTTATTGAAGCGCTTGAAGTGAAGTTGCAGGTCACCATTGTGAGAGGTCGGTCCCGCGAGGTGATGGCCGCCTCAGATGTTGTATTGCTAGCTTCCGGAACGGCGACCCTTGAGGCAATGCTGCTGAAGAAACCCATGGTAGTGGGTTACCGCTTGAGCAACGTCAGCTACGCACTTCTATCCCGCTTGGTGAAAGTGCCTCACGTTTCATTGCCCAACCTGTTGGCAAAGCAACCTTTGGTTCCTGAGCTTTTGCAGGACGACGCGACACCAGAATCACTTGGCGCAGCCGTGTTGGAGCGCATGGAAAACCAGCAGGAGCGTGATCGACTGGTGGAGGCATTTACAGAGCTTCACCACACATTGAGACAGGATGCCGATGAGAAAGCGGCCCAGGCAATCTCGACGCTTCTTGAAAAGAGGGCCCACTAA
- the fabZ gene encoding 3-hydroxyacyl-ACP dehydratase FabZ, with product MMYIDEILEYLPHRYPFLLVDRVTEIEKSSSIKGYKNISFNEPFFAGHFPGNPIMPGVLIIEAMAQLSGILGFVTVGRKPSDGLAQYLAGSSKARFKRPVAPGDRMCMESQLISSKRGIWKFDCRALVDGQVVCVAEILTAEREV from the coding sequence ATGATGTATATCGATGAAATACTGGAATATCTGCCGCACCGCTATCCGTTTTTGCTGGTAGATCGGGTTACCGAGATTGAAAAGTCAAGTTCGATTAAGGGTTACAAGAACATCTCCTTTAATGAGCCGTTCTTTGCCGGCCATTTCCCAGGTAACCCGATTATGCCAGGTGTACTGATTATCGAGGCCATGGCCCAGCTTTCAGGCATTCTCGGGTTTGTGACGGTGGGGCGGAAACCGTCAGACGGGCTGGCACAGTACTTGGCTGGATCCAGTAAGGCGCGGTTCAAACGCCCGGTGGCGCCGGGAGACCGCATGTGTATGGAGTCGCAGCTTATATCGAGTAAACGTGGTATCTGGAAATTTGATTGTCGTGCACTGGTCGATGGTCAAGTCGTCTGTGTGGCGGAGATACTGACCGCTGAGAGAGAAGTCTGA
- the lpxA gene encoding acyl-ACP--UDP-N-acetylglucosamine O-acyltransferase, producing the protein MATNDWSGVHPQAIVDPSAKLADNVTVGPWTYIGPNVEIGEGTEILSHVVVKGPTVIGRNNRIFQFCSIGEECQDKKYAGEPTTLVIGDNNVIRENCTIHRGTVQDRGETRVGSNNLLMAYVHVAHDCVIGDNIILANCATLAGHVKVGDHAILGGGTMVHQFCNIGPHSMAAGGSIVLKDIPAYVMAAGQSAEPHGMNVEGLKRRGFDKEVLMILRRAYKVIYRQGLTTEQAVETLEDAYADTPEVRVLIDSLRGAHRGIIR; encoded by the coding sequence ATGGCGACAAATGACTGGTCGGGTGTTCATCCTCAGGCGATTGTAGACCCGTCAGCCAAACTTGCGGATAACGTAACGGTTGGCCCGTGGACTTATATTGGCCCGAACGTTGAGATCGGCGAAGGCACAGAAATCCTCTCCCATGTGGTTGTGAAAGGGCCAACGGTAATCGGCCGGAACAACCGGATTTTCCAGTTTTGCAGCATTGGTGAAGAGTGCCAGGATAAAAAGTACGCCGGGGAGCCAACAACACTGGTTATCGGCGATAACAACGTTATCCGCGAGAACTGCACCATTCATCGGGGTACAGTGCAGGACCGAGGTGAAACCCGGGTTGGCAGCAACAATTTGCTTATGGCTTATGTGCATGTGGCCCACGATTGCGTTATAGGTGACAACATCATCCTTGCGAACTGCGCAACGCTGGCAGGCCACGTAAAAGTTGGGGATCACGCTATTCTGGGCGGCGGCACTATGGTGCACCAGTTCTGTAATATCGGGCCGCACAGTATGGCCGCCGGTGGGAGTATCGTCCTTAAGGATATTCCAGCTTATGTGATGGCAGCTGGCCAGTCGGCGGAGCCTCACGGCATGAACGTTGAGGGTCTCAAGCGGCGTGGTTTCGACAAAGAGGTGCTGATGATCCTGCGGCGCGCTTACAAGGTTATCTACCGTCAGGGCCTGACCACAGAGCAGGCCGTCGAAACGCTGGAAGATGCCTACGCTGATACGCCGGAAGTGCGCGTGCTTATCGACTCCCTGCGAGGAGCTCATCGCGGCATTATCCGCTGA